The genome window GGCTGACCAGCTGATCATAGGAGACGCTGTCGCCGAAGCCGCAGACCATGGCGGCGACCTGCGTGTCGAAGATCGGATGCGGAATGAGATTGCCGCGATTGAAGATGATTTCGATGTCCTGGCGCGCCGCGTGAAAGACCTTAAGCACCTTCGGATCGGCCATCAGCGCGAAGAAGGGGGCGAGGTCGATGCCCTTCGCCAGCGGATCGACGAGAACTTCGGTCGTCGGGCTTGCCATCTGGATCAGGCAGAGCTCCGGCCAGAAGGTCGTCTCCCGCAGGAATTCGGTGTCGATGGTGATGAAGTCGGACTTGGCCAGCTCTTTGCAGGCGGCCGCCAAATCGGCGGTGGTTTCGATCATATCATTTCATTCGCAGGAAAAGGTCGGTTGAACCTTCCTTCTCCTTTCGCTTCGATATGTCAATACAACAGCATACGGCTTCGAGCATTGCTGGCTAAGAATCACGTCCAAACTGAGGCAAGGCGAACACCGGCACCCAAAGTGCAGCCTCGATCAGCTCACCCTGAGATAGCTGGTCATCCCCGTCTTCTGATGCTCGATGATATGGCAATGCAGCAGCCAGTCGCCGGGATTGTCGGCGACGAAGGCGAGCTGCACTTTCTCGTCCGGCTGGATGAGATAGGTATCGGAGACCAGCGGCATTACCTCCCTGGTCGAGGAGGAGATCACCGTGAAGCTCATTCCGTGCAGATGGATCGGGTGCGCATGCGGTGTGGTATTTTCGAGATTGAAAACGTAGCTCTTGCCGAGCTTCAATTCCGCCAGCGGCGCCGTCGGATCGGGCGTGTCGCCCGGCCACGGCACCTTGTTGATCGCCCAGAAACTGTAGCCGAGCGTGCCGCAGATGCTTTCGACGGCGGCATTCTCGGCGGTGGCGCTTAGCACCAGCGGGATCTGTTCGGCGGTGGAAAGATCGGCTTTCGCCACCGGATTTTCGACAAGCGGCCCGAGATCGCCGATATCGCGCTTCAAGGATGATCCGACCGCGCGCAGGCTGGCGATCGTCTTCGGCGTCGTGCCGCGGATATCTTCGAGCGTCGCTGTGGCGCCCTCGCTGTCCGGCATGCGCACGGCAAGATCGAGCCGCTGACCCGGCCCGATCTGCAGCAGGTCGAGGGGAAACCGCTTCGGTACCGGATTGCCGTCGATCGCAATCACGCTCGCATCGGCTCCTTCCATCTTCAGCGAGAAGATCCGCGTCACGTCGGTCACGGCAATGCGCAGCCGCACCAGCCCGCCGGCCGGCCCGTCATATCGCGGCTCCTGATGCCAGTTGGCGGTGCGCACCGTGCCGTAGGTACCGGTCTTGGCGGCGTCGCGCGGCCGGAAGGGAGCGATGAACTGCCCGTCGCCGCCGAGCCGCCAGTCGCGCAGGTTCAGCACTACCTCGGCGTCGAACGCTGGATCGGCCGAATCTTCGACGACGATGACGCCGGTCATGCCGTGCCCCATCTGCGTCAGCGTGTTGCAATGCGGATGATACCAGAAGGTGCCGGCATCGGGCGGCGTGAAGGCATAGTCGAAACTGTCGCCGGTATAGATGTAGGGCTGCGTCATGAAGGGTACGCCGTCCATGCGGTTGTCGATGCGAAGCCCGTGCCAGTGGATCGTCGTCGGCTCGTCGAGCCCGTTTTTCAGCCGTGCCGCGTAAGGGCGTCCCTTGGTCATCCTCAGAACCGGCGGCATGCCGTCATCGCCCCAACTCATGATATCCCGGGTCGGGCCCGCCTCGGTCAGCATCGCCTCGGTCTTTACCGCTGTCAGCAGCTGCGGCTCGGGCGCTGCCTCGGCAAGCCCGAATTTGCCGGCAATGCCCATGCCGACACCATAGGCACCCGCGACGGCGGATGCCTTGAGAAGGTTGCGGCGAGTAAGGAGATGCATGCGGGCGCTCCATGGGTGAGAGTGCCGATCCTTTTAAAGTTGAGAGGCATCTTCATCAATATGGCAAACGCAGCCAAACTGCCGCACCATGCGGGCCGCAGACTCGCCATAAACGCGCGGGCTGCGCGCGCCAAGCCTTGACAAATCGGAGCGTCCATGCGCTTTTCCGCCCGATTTTCTTGTCGGTGCGGGAGAGCCATTGGAGCCCCTTGCTGCCGTCTTTAAGCCAGATACCGGGAATTGAGATGATGCATCGCTATCGCAGCCACACATGTGCAGCCCTCCGCAAGTCGGACGTCGGCGCCAATGTCCGGATTTCCGGTTGGGTCCACCGCGTTCGCGACCATGGCGGCGTTCTCTTCATCGACCTGCGCGACCATTACGGCATCACCCAGGTCGTTGCCGATCCGGATTCGCCCGCCTTCAAGCAGGCCGAACAGGTTCGCGGCGAGTGGGTCATCCGCATCGACGGCCTCGTCAAGGCCCGCACCGAAGACACCGTCAACAAGAACATGGCAACCGGCGAGATCGAACTCTACGCGCAGGAGATCGAAGTGCTCTCGGCTGCCAAGGAATTGCCGCTGCCGGTCTTCGGCGAACCCGACTATCCGGAAGACGTTCGCCTGAAGTACCGCTTCCTCGATCTGCGCCGCGAAACGCTACACAAGAACATCGTCAAGCGCACCCAGGTCATCTCCGCCATGCGCCGCGAAATGGGCAATGTCGGCTTCACCGAGTATACGACACCGATTCTGACTGCATCCTCGCCGGAAGGCGCGCGCGACTTCCTCGTGCCGTCCCGCATCCATCCCGGCACCTTCTATGCGCTGCCGCAGGCACCGCAGCAGTACAAGCAGCTGTTGATGGTCGCAGGCTTCGACCGCTATTTCCAGATCGCCCCGTGCTTCCGTGACGAAGACCCGCGAGCCGACCGCCTGCCGGGTGAATTCTACCAGCTCGACCTCGAAATGAGCTTCGTGACCCAGGAAGACGTCTGGGACACGATGGGCCCGATGATGACCTCGATTTTCGAGGAATTCGCCGAAGGCAAGCCGGTCACCAAGGAATGGCCGCGTATCCCCTACGACGAGGCGATCCGCAAATACGGTTCGGACAAGCCCGACCTGCGTAACCCG of Rhizobium sp. BT04 contains these proteins:
- a CDS encoding multicopper oxidase family protein, which gives rise to MHLLTRRNLLKASAVAGAYGVGMGIAGKFGLAEAAPEPQLLTAVKTEAMLTEAGPTRDIMSWGDDGMPPVLRMTKGRPYAARLKNGLDEPTTIHWHGLRIDNRMDGVPFMTQPYIYTGDSFDYAFTPPDAGTFWYHPHCNTLTQMGHGMTGVIVVEDSADPAFDAEVVLNLRDWRLGGDGQFIAPFRPRDAAKTGTYGTVRTANWHQEPRYDGPAGGLVRLRIAVTDVTRIFSLKMEGADASVIAIDGNPVPKRFPLDLLQIGPGQRLDLAVRMPDSEGATATLEDIRGTTPKTIASLRAVGSSLKRDIGDLGPLVENPVAKADLSTAEQIPLVLSATAENAAVESICGTLGYSFWAINKVPWPGDTPDPTAPLAELKLGKSYVFNLENTTPHAHPIHLHGMSFTVISSSTREVMPLVSDTYLIQPDEKVQLAFVADNPGDWLLHCHIIEHQKTGMTSYLRVS